The following proteins are co-located in the Argopecten irradians isolate NY chromosome 9, Ai_NY, whole genome shotgun sequence genome:
- the LOC138331740 gene encoding universal stress protein Slr1101-like produces MAERSTAGQNSGQRTVVVAIDESEHAEYAFDFYIKNVRRPQDTVVLVTVPEYHGILNGSILFTDPATVSVLVTEEQKRVQQLLQKYTRKMQEANIGGKLREDVGKAGEVILSIAKEENASLVVVGSRGLGKIRRTILGSVSDYCVHHSSVPVLICRLED; encoded by the exons ATGGCGGAACGCTCTACAGCTGGTCAGAATAGCGGTCAACGAACGGTTGTGGTAGCCATTGACGAAAGCGAACACGCCGAGTATGCGTTCGACT TCTACATAAAAAATGTGAGGAGACCTCAAGACACTGTTGTCCTGGTAACTGTTCCGGAGTATCATGGGATCCTAAATGGCT CAATACTGTTTACTGACCCCGCTACTGTGTCTGTGTTGGTGACAGAGGAACAAAAACGAGTTCAGCAGTTACTTCAAAAGTATACAAGGAAAATGCAAGAAGCCAAC ATCGGCGGGAAGCTGCGCGAAGATGTCGGGAAAGCAGGGGAGGTAATTTTGTCTATTGCGAAGGAGGAAAATGCCAGTCTAGTCGTTGTTGGATCTCGGGGTCTTGGAAAGATCCGACGGACGATTTTGGGAAGTGTTAGTGACTATTGTGTTCACCACTCAAGTGTTCCTGTCTTGATATGTCGGCTGGAAGACTAA